In a genomic window of Variovorax paradoxus:
- a CDS encoding Lrp/AsnC family transcriptional regulator has product MAILRVLLLDSRKTLQDISAEVGLSPTSCWTRIKKLEAQGVIKRYTVDIDPAKLGYQDSVIVQVTLESHTDETLYDFGRTLATIPEIQEAYLVSGDYDYYIRIAVRDTRDYERLLREKLYKIPGIRHSKSHFVLRVLKEASMPIL; this is encoded by the coding sequence ATGGCGATCCTCCGGGTTCTGCTGCTCGATTCGCGCAAGACCCTGCAGGACATCAGCGCCGAGGTCGGCCTCTCGCCCACCAGCTGCTGGACGCGCATCAAGAAGCTCGAGGCCCAGGGCGTGATCAAGCGCTACACGGTCGACATCGATCCGGCCAAGCTCGGCTACCAGGACTCGGTGATCGTGCAGGTCACGCTCGAGAGCCACACCGACGAGACGCTCTACGACTTCGGCCGCACCCTCGCGACCATCCCCGAGATCCAGGAGGCCTACCTGGTCTCGGGCGACTACGACTACTACATCCGCATCGCGGTGCGCGACACGCGCGACTACGAACGCCTGCTGCGCGAGAAGCTCTACAAGATCCCCGGCATCCGGCACAGCAAGTCGCACTTCGTGCTGCGGGTGCTGAAGGAAGCGAGCATGCCGATCCTGTGA
- the ilvB gene encoding biosynthetic-type acetolactate synthase large subunit gives MRLLDLPNDLALTLDAENSSDIDAATDLPLDAALAIDTAPRVRNGAEALLDTLVACGVDTIFGYPGGAALPLYDALHGEPRLRHVLVRHEQAAVHAAEGYARTTGRVGVVLVTSGPGVGNTISGLLDAISDSVPLLCISGQVSTAVIGTQAFQESDALGMSRPVTKWNHQVRMPDEVPTMVRRALEIAAAGRPGPVLLDVPKDVQLALPGQGAPVPVPRPLRTHRAPVPPRACMQRAADLISTARRPVLYGGGGLINAGPAACEAFTQLVRRLHAPCTLTLMGLGAFPASDPAFLGMLGMHGTLEANLAMHEADLVVCVGARFDDRVTGKLDRFCPHARKIHIDIDPSSINKVVQVDVPMVGDCAAVLEALLALLPERFEAARLAPWWQRIERWRAEDCLGFAPRTDAILPQRLMASLQQAIGDTGRDTIVSTDVGQHQMWAAQYLRFDRPRRWLTSGGAGTMGYGLPAAIGAQVAHPEALAVCVSGDASVLMNIQELSTAVQHRAAVKLVLCNNGYMGMVRQWQELNHGNRLSHSWNEALPDFVALARAFGWGARRVSDPAELPAALAECLASEGPFFLDVQVAAQENCFPMMPAGAAHNEVMLAKDRWYQPKEA, from the coding sequence ATGAGACTGCTCGACCTCCCCAACGACCTCGCCCTGACGCTGGATGCCGAAAATTCTTCGGACATCGACGCGGCCACCGACCTGCCCCTCGATGCCGCGCTCGCCATCGACACCGCGCCGCGCGTGCGCAACGGCGCCGAGGCGCTGCTCGACACGCTGGTGGCCTGCGGCGTCGACACCATCTTCGGCTACCCGGGCGGCGCCGCGCTGCCGCTGTACGACGCGCTGCACGGCGAGCCGCGGCTGCGCCACGTGCTGGTGCGCCACGAGCAGGCGGCCGTGCACGCGGCCGAGGGCTATGCGCGCACCACCGGCCGCGTGGGCGTGGTGCTGGTCACCTCGGGGCCGGGCGTGGGCAACACCATCTCGGGCCTGCTCGACGCGATCAGCGATTCGGTGCCGCTGCTGTGCATCAGCGGCCAGGTGTCGACCGCGGTGATCGGCACGCAGGCCTTCCAGGAAAGCGATGCGCTCGGCATGTCGCGCCCGGTGACCAAGTGGAACCACCAGGTGCGGATGCCCGACGAGGTGCCGACGATGGTCCGGCGCGCGCTCGAGATCGCGGCCGCGGGCCGGCCGGGCCCGGTGCTGCTCGACGTGCCGAAGGACGTGCAGCTCGCGCTGCCGGGCCAGGGCGCGCCGGTGCCCGTGCCGCGGCCGCTGCGGACGCACCGCGCTCCGGTGCCGCCGCGCGCCTGCATGCAGCGCGCGGCCGACCTGATCTCGACCGCGCGCCGGCCGGTGCTCTATGGCGGCGGCGGTCTCATCAATGCCGGCCCCGCGGCCTGCGAGGCTTTCACGCAGCTGGTGCGCAGGCTGCATGCGCCGTGCACGCTCACGCTGATGGGGCTCGGCGCGTTCCCGGCCTCGGACCCGGCCTTCCTCGGCATGCTCGGCATGCACGGCACGCTCGAGGCCAACCTCGCGATGCACGAGGCCGACCTCGTGGTCTGCGTGGGCGCGCGCTTCGACGACCGCGTGACCGGCAAGCTCGATCGCTTCTGCCCGCATGCACGCAAGATCCACATCGACATCGACCCGAGCAGCATCAACAAGGTGGTGCAGGTCGACGTGCCGATGGTGGGCGACTGCGCCGCCGTGCTCGAGGCGCTGCTCGCGCTGCTGCCCGAGCGCTTCGAGGCCGCGCGGCTCGCGCCCTGGTGGCAGCGCATCGAGCGCTGGCGCGCCGAGGACTGCCTGGGCTTCGCGCCGCGCACCGACGCGATCCTGCCGCAACGGCTCATGGCCTCGCTGCAGCAGGCGATCGGCGACACGGGGCGCGACACCATCGTCTCGACCGACGTGGGCCAGCACCAGATGTGGGCCGCGCAGTACCTGCGCTTCGACCGGCCGCGCCGCTGGCTCACCTCGGGCGGCGCCGGCACCATGGGCTACGGCCTGCCGGCCGCGATCGGCGCGCAGGTGGCGCATCCCGAGGCGCTGGCCGTGTGCGTGAGCGGCGACGCCTCGGTGCTGATGAACATCCAGGAGCTCTCGACCGCGGTGCAGCACCGCGCGGCGGTCAAGCTGGTGCTGTGCAACAACGGCTACATGGGCATGGTGCGCCAGTGGCAGGAGCTCAACCACGGCAACCGCCTGAGCCACAGCTGGAACGAGGCGCTGCCCGATTTCGTGGCGCTGGCCAGGGCCTTCGGCTGGGGTGCGCGGCGCGTGAGCGATCCCGCCGAGCTGCCCGCGGCGCTGGCCGAATGCCTGGCGAGCGAGGGGCCGTTCTTCCTCGACGTGCAGGTGGCGGCGCAGGAGAACTGCTTTCCGATGATGCCGGCCGGCGCGGCGCACAACGAGGTGATGCTGGCCAAGGACCGCTGGTACCAGCCGAAGGAGGCCTGA